Within Solea solea chromosome 1, fSolSol10.1, whole genome shotgun sequence, the genomic segment TGTGCCTGGTATAACAAAGGGACTGACGATGGTAAAGAGAAACAGGCAGTAGGGAGAGAGACGGTTGGAATAGGCCTGCCTACATGTCAGTcaggtttgttttgaaaaggCTTGGGGGAAGGGATGCTATCAGAAACGGCCTGATCGGTACTTGAAAAACAAGTGCCAAGTCAGGGCACTGGGTAACTTTAATCTTAGTCTTAAAACAGCTGCTTTTCAGCTTTTCAGAATAAGCTCTTAAAGAAATTTAACCAAAATGAGTTGTGCTCTGTTCACCTCCACAAAGGCTGTCCAAAAAACATTGTGTGTATGTCAGGAGATACTGTATCATTATCAACTTAACATTGACATGTGTTATCTATGGCCAAATGGTCTAAATTTGGCGACAGGTCTGGCCTTTGCTTGTGTGAGGTCATTGATGTTTGgttatttttaactttgtttggCTGAGCCTCAGTAGACGAAGATTCACGTGCAATACAATcgtcagcagcatcagcagctcaTTTCCACTGTTTAACAGCGGACAGGTTTATCCAGTTGTGACTGACGCATCAGATTTACTTTGTGACTAATAGCAATTGagcaggaacaaaaacaaaaaaggaatacaataataaagaaaattatGAGACGAAATAAAGCATTTTCTTTACTATGCAGCTTATCCGTGTAacataaagttaaataaagaacaacaaataacaacatacaAAACACTATTACAAATAACACTGAATGTGtctttgaataataatatataattatcaGTCATGGACAATCAGGTGATATCATGGCAACTATTAATACATTAATTGATGATTGTTCAATCactaaaaaaatctattttgatAAATATGAATCTATTtcagtaagtttttttttatataaaacaaaaacacaggttGAATTACATGTTGTGGGGTTTGTTTTCGAGTTTTTTGGTTTATTACATTTCAGGATGTTGTTgacaggtttgggaaacaaagattgacatattaaagtatttccttttttacctttttttgtggacaaaactgaAATATTGATCAACTAAATggtgattaatcaattacaaaaGTATTCCACCAATATTTAAGCTGATAAAAATGTTTGAGTAGGTtatgtaattaaataaaaacagattatcTGGATGCAGCTGAGTTCatattctctgtttattcttCTATGACAGCAGACTGattaacatgttgttgttgttttctcaagTGCGGAAAACACATTgacaattattaaattaattgctAGTTGCAGCTCCATCAGGTCTAATATACAGTAGATTCATAACACCAGGTAGTGACAACACAGGTAGAAACCACCACCATCTTATCAGACAAAGGAGACTTGCCTCGTGCCGACCGTTAACCCTTGACAACACATACTAAAAACATTGGCGGGCCCGCTGCTTCAGCCCATATACTGTCATAAACCCACACAGACTGTGAGAGACAACTGTAAATTCATATTTCATAAACAATAACAACGTCATTTTGTCGAGGGTAAAACGTTTTACCTTGTGCTGAAGTTGCCCGGCGAAGCGTCCCTCTCGGTCACAAagtgagaacaacaacaacaacaaaaaaagtatggAGAAAGATGAAAACTCTGTCCTAAAAAGTTAAATCGTCAGCTGTTCTAATGAGAACAGTTATGAAACAGAGGAAGTCAGGCTGGAGTACAGCCGGGACATTTTGATTTTGAGttgatgacaaaaacaaagacttcTAACTAGCTAACTGTAAACACTGGACCCATATATACAtgtcagaggggaaaaaaagaaaagaaaatccagcCCACAGCGTCCGCTTACTGTTCCTGCCAATGCATTATGGGTAATGACGTTCAAGTGACGGTGTCGCAAGCTTCTTTTACTTGAAAATAAACTACAGTCCCCAGGCGCCTCGGGTTCTACACGTGGCTGTCCTTTGTTTGCAAACAAACGCAACTCGAAGTAGGTAAAAAGTTCATAACAAAAGTGGCAGCGGTTGAGCAATACTCGCGAAACAATAGTTGGCAATTTGTGTGGCGTGTAATGAGACAGTCAGCGAAACAGTATCACCCACAATTGACGAGACACCGTAGACAATATCTTATTACTTGATAATTTAACGAACAATCGCAGCCAAACAAGTATACGACAACAACATGTTAGCATTAAGGTGCTATATAAACATATCTTAAGGACACGTAAAAaaaaggtggaggaggagctttGCTGGTTTGAAGAATGTCACAACCTCCTTACTCGAATGCAAAATAATTCTCAGAGCTCCCAGCTGAGTTCCATGAAGTGGTCCGAACTCATAATAACATATTTTCATAGCTTTCGAGGCACGTGTTACTACTGCAGGGGTGAATAGCACCCTTTCTACACGACTTATGCACGTGTGCTTATACAGTTTTTACTGCATCCTAGTTGAGAACACTTTGGTTGCATTTGAAACAGTTTTATGCAACACTAGTGCTTTATTAATTGGATTTGTATGACCACCACACTGAAAGCACAGTGCACTAGGGATTTATTAGGTCATATATTAGATCTGTAACTGTGTATTACCTGTATACCCTGTCTGCTCATACCCAGGCAAAGTCAGGCTATACATTACTTTTTTGGAATTTTAGGTGTACATTAATCAATCTTCCTTCTTCAGTGTCATATCTGTAGCTCTTTCACCCAAATGTGGAAGTGAtgtttactatgacttttcctTTTGATGTCTCATGTTTGTCTTCATGAACCTAACTTTTACTTTGTGTAAAAGGGGGCCATGAAGGGGTAGCAGCTGCTATCTGTGACAATACATTCCCAGACAGAAGTTTCCATTAAATCACAGTAACGATTCATACTAATAAATCAGTTGTGAACTTGGCTGGTGTTGATTTAAAACCACACATCCTCGATGAAAAAGTTAGAATGTGTCTGGGCCTTGAGATCAAGACTAGTCTCGGTCACTACAACACTAAGCGTCCACAAACATtagcacaaacaacaaaaggagAATTAATCAGAAACAGGATGAATACTAATGCAAATGCATCAGAGAGGAAGTACATGCAACCATGAAGATTGGTAAGGTAAGCCTCGCTGCCTGCCAAGAGCAAACCTTTtcatggaaaacaaataaaggagtcacaacaacacagacaaatattatatatttttataattgtattattaatattagtaGAGTGTCAAGGATATTATTACAAAAGTGGCAAACAATGACAATTGTGTTAGTTAAACAGGTGTCAGTAGGTCTCTGTCTTTAATCTCTGCTTGGGAGCATCCCTGCTCTTCTTAAATAACAGGAAGACAAAATTCAGGCTTTTTTAACGCTTGCAAGAAGCGTCAGTGTGGTGAAATGTGTCTGGGATGATCCTCCCAGTACATCTTGGAAATCTTTGATATCTGAAGTGATGACTGTAGAAAAACAGGgcatgatgttttgtttttttaaataggaaGACACTGGAATGAGTGGGTCTTCACTCTCTATCTGGACTTCAGTGGGTAGTCTGAGTCTCTAAGGATGTCTTAGGATACAGGATACCTGTGCagataatatttaatatttaaccaAGTTGTCACATTGTTGgattttatctttgttttctttttctttttatttgtttggaccAGTCTTGTATGATTATCTCATGAAAAACTTGAAATAAAATTGTGACAAAGGATGTGTACAATAGCATAGTGCAGGCTGTACAGACATGACAACACTCTTCCTCTTTAGTTTGCTGCAGGAGTGAACAGGCAGTGAAATGTGTCCCTCTGCTGCTAGACTGCTGTAACAGTCACAGATGGCACAtggcagagacaaaaaaacaaacagtttctcTTGCCAGTATGACTCATGAACACACCTTCATAAATGAGgttctccttcctctctgtaaGTGCTTTAAGTTGCCGAGTCAATTGACCGTTTGTTAATGACAGATAGGATGTTCAGACAAACAAGTCTTAAAAGCAAATGGAGTAACATGCTTTTGTTACTATGTTCATAAACGGTTGAGGCTGAACATCAAGTTCAACATTGCTAtctgacgatgatgatgatgatgatgatagaatACATTTTGTCTTCTACTGTCaactcataaaaaaacaattctggGTTTTTGTTCACGgaataataaaacagcagagGATAAAGCTTCAAGCCGTATCTAAAATGCTGACTTTATGTTGTATAAattaacaagaaaaacacatggtTGTGGTCACTAttctttcatttaaattaaCCAATTTATGAATACATGTATGTAGTTAAATCATTATAGATCATCATTTATCACAACCCAATTCACAATTGTGTGTGACAAGACCAAATGTAtgcatgacatttctgaccatgtttttgtaacgcctaatattattttgaatatataaatgagtcatttacaatatatatactTTGACAAATGAGTCAAGACTTTTATTAAGTAAAAGCCTGGAAAAAATTCTGCAAATATACTTGGCAGGCCAAAAAAGAACTCCTTATATACTTATAAAACTTATCTAAAAGTGATACCAtggaggatttaaaaaaacagttctGATGAGGCATTCATGATACTGTTGTCTGGCTGACCCTCCAGTGTCGATGCAGCAGCTGCATTAGAGTATTGGAGATCTCCCTGTACCTCAGCCCATAGAGGTACGGAGCAAACGCCCTGGGCAgcaacatacaaacacacatattcactGTGCTGATCCACACACGGGCATCTTGACTTATGTCTTTCCTCTGGAACAGGAAGAGCTCCAGGGTGAAAACAAAGCCAGGGGCGAAATAGAGCAGGAGCAGAACCCCATGAGCCAGCAGGGTGACCCGGGCCCTGGAGAAGCGGCTCTGCCAGATGCCCTGAGTCCTTGTTACCATGTAGAGTCGAATGTAGCAGTATAAAATGAGAATGGCACAGATGAGTGCAGCAATTAAGAAGTAGATGTGGACCCTCATCATGTTCTCAAGCTGAAGGAGCCCGAGGTTGACGAGAACCAGGCAGACAGGCAACTTCACATTGggattttctctctcctctatCATGACCACCAGGATGAATGGACACGCAGCTGCCAGCATCCACACCCCCACCAGTATGCAGTGGGTgcggggaggaggaagaaggtcGTGGTAATGGAGGGGCCAGCGGACAGCAACGTAGGTGTCGACCACCATGAGGGTGATTGTGAGGATGGCACAGCAGTAAGCCGTGACAGTGACGGCCGTGACCACCTCACACACGATCCAGGGGATCTGCACTCTCACAGCATTACACAGCAAGGTGACCAGGTTGAGGATGAGGAAGAGTACATCTGCTGCCAAGGTGTTGGCCACGAGCAGGTAACGCGTCTCCTGACGCAAGGCCCGGGTCAGAAAGATGCACGTCAGGACAACAGGGTTGGCCAGCAAGGTGGCAATGGTGATAAATGCAGtaggaatgaaaaaaaattctAGGTGCCACCTCTGCAGACTCTCGACCCACTCCTGTGTGAGGTTTGTAATCATAACTGATGATGCCATTTTAGGTTTCACATGTGCACTGACTGAGGTGTCTTTTATGTTGTTATACTTTCTCCCGTAGTTTGCTGTGGATTAAaggaaagaaattattaaaaaaaacatttttttcagtaaaatttttttttactgaagtcTTAATTTTGGTTTTACAGATGAACGGTGTGTGAGCCCTCTTTGAGATAACTGCAATTCACTAATGCTATGCCACTGAATCAACATTAGTATCTACAGGAGGAAGAACAATAGCCCCTAATCACACTGTGAATTATGGTGTTTAAACAATGACTAGGTGTTCTCATGCCCGTCATCTCGATGCTGCAGGCTTAGCAAACATGCACCGAACacgtgtgctttttttttttattccactccGTCTCCTCTCTTTCATCAACTTTGTAATGCTACtcttaaataacacatttgatatGATATGAACAGCATACACTGATGGACTCTGCGCCCCTCACTGCTATATtgcagaagaaaataaacataaataaagaagcTACAGTTGTAAATAGTTAAttcacagtaaaacacacaaagagataATATGccgcaaaagaagaaaaaaaacttaagtCAGTTTGAATTAAACCTTTTGAGTTTTGTTAAGAAATTCACAGACACTCTCCAGTGAGGCATCTGTATTAAATtgctaaaattaaattttttagGATCTTACAAACTCAAACACTTCAATCAACATAAAATCACTTGGTGCACTCCAAACCTCGCACAGACAGTGTATATTGACAAATTATCGATCCGCCACAGGTGACATTTCTTACCTTGTGTTCAGAGAAGAATAACCTCTCCGTGGTGTGCATCCATTCAGCTTAGCACTCTCATAAATCAATGGGTGTTATGTGGGCCTTGTCTCACTCACATGGCCTTATCTGATTGACTTTTTGTTGACTCTCACAGGTAACATATGGATGGAGAATGCTGCAGCCACTTGGCTGTAACATAGTGACGGGGTGGAGCGTTTTATCCTCTTCACTGCTCTTCGCGCTGTTGCTTTCTCAACTTATATTTGATACCTCTCCAGATATAAAATTGATTAAATCTGCATGTCCCCGTTTATTTCACTTCAGTTATGACCTTGATTTAAATTACTGGGTTGTTAAAGGAAAAACCCAAGCACTTTTTTGGTGGGAGACATTTATAATTCATCCATATAGATTCCTTATCGATACGCCTGACGGCACATTGACGTCACGCCATCTTACATATGTATAAAGGTCCTGGTTATATAACAGCAAAGGAAAGCCCAAATCAGAGGTTTCACTCCACTCATTGCTGTCATCATGGGTACACCAATTACAACATCACACTATATTTCCATGTGTGTTTTAGATAAGAATACTCTCTAGCACTTCATGATAAACCTGACAAACAGCTGACAGGGatgattttattgtttcatttctCATCAGATGTCATTTTCTCAAATCACTTAATTGCCTCTTCAAATAATTTCCAGTCCTCTTAgtctttattattcatttctttctccACTTTCTGTATCCATGCTTGCCTCCAGTCTCCTCATCAtcttcgtcgtcctcctcctcctcctcttcatcactgtCAGCTTCAATACTGTCATACTCTTTCTCCTGTTCCTGCCATTCTCTTGCCATAAGTCTTTGGAAGATTTCATACTCCTCTGCTGACGCCATGGCAACTGCTGTGAGGAAGTTGTCCTGGTTAACGTAAAGGATACTGTCCAGTTTAGGGTTGACGGTAGTGGTTTGGCCTTTCTTGTCGGGGGTTTGATACAAACCTCGACGCTCCAGAAAACAGTGCCGGGAGCGAATCTCGTCCAGGGAGAAACGGAACAACCTAGACTTGATCATCTCTCTCTGCTTAACACCCATTCGGAAAAAGACATACTGTGGAAGGAtggataaataaacaataaatacatctgGAGTTAAAAAAGAATTTAACATATATTTAATGAACACTTAAGGTACTGTTGCCTCTTCACACAGGGAGGTAATGGAgctgtatgtgtttttgtattggtTTTGGATTAGTGTAAGTAGAATGTTCTTACTGGAAAATATGATGTAATTAAAAAATAGTAATTAATGTGTCAAGTCTTGCCGGTAGAAAAGCTGAAACCAAATTGTTAATAAAGCCAATAGTGTGATTCACATGTTTAGTTCAGGACAATTAAATAATTTTCTcttgtacaataaaataataatgcaggGTTGTGTCTTGTTAAGTATGAGGAACAAAATGTATAATATTACAAGTGGTTGAAAATGGGACAAATacaatgtgtgttgttgttcacATATCTACTGTGAAGGAAGTCAAGAAACGTGCACCTGCTTACAATTAGAACAGCACTTGaccattatatatatttaagctatgatatttaaatgaattcatGTTGTATAACAAGACATcaacatatttgtgttttgttagtTATTTTTGGCTTGTTTACTGACCTGAAACTTGTACTCCACCTGACTCATATCCTCCACAATTATGGCTGGATTGTCTCTGAGGATGTCTGTGATTTGCATGGTAGTAAACAGACACCTCTCTCTGAGAAACAGCACCACATAATTGACTTTCTTCACAGGCACAGTCAGGATCTGGGGGTAATGGGCCACAACTCTCTGAAGACTGCCTATGAGGGGAAAGGTATGAAATTAAATTCATAGTTTTCAGCATTTATCTTATTGCTtgtgctgccagcagggacacaaggagaaactgattttaaccactttatAAAAAGTTCACCTAATAAAAACGTACACCTGCTGatgattatattcataatctGGTACTCTCCTACCTCACTGAGCTGCTCCATCACCAGCCACCACCTCACAACctctgttcatctgaatcaaaCGTCCCCTCTCCACCACACTGATCCAAGCACCGTAACTGCTCCCTAAACATCTGTGCAGCCCTCTTATATCTTCAAAAGCactttataaattaaatgtattttttttttctttatattagATAGACATTTCCAACtggatactggagtttgtgttgattactgcacacaggaattgttgatccactgctttgCTAGTGGATCTTTGCCACTTTATACTCTTCAGATTTTGTGGACTTACGCAGGT encodes:
- the mterf4 gene encoding transcription termination factor 4, mitochondrial isoform X1; protein product: MATKGASRQVLRVIVRNIAASSLLSPLQVGRCFLLSQPRLLCSSSNQTSMQSAGHISKVSHGSNKPVTELSLQTLVDMGFTEPQAEQLHDAVSTVRGGSAAKHALSTLTALFVLGYNTSSVQKLLLKCPELCTVQEPQLQQRISNLRKLGLVEGSLQRVVAHYPQILTVPVKKVNYVVLFLRERCLFTTMQITDILRDNPAIIVEDMSQVEYKFQYVFFRMGVKQREMIKSRLFRFSLDEIRSRHCFLERRGLYQTPDKKGQTTTVNPKLDSILYVNQDNFLTAVAMASAEEYEIFQRLMAREWQEQEKEYDSIEADSDEEEEEEDDEDDEETGGKHGYRKWRKK
- the LOC131475070 gene encoding probable G-protein coupled receptor 148, which gives rise to MASSVMITNLTQEWVESLQRWHLEFFFIPTAFITIATLLANPVVLTCIFLTRALRQETRYLLVANTLAADVLFLILNLVTLLCNAVRVQIPWIVCEVVTAVTVTAYCCAILTITLMVVDTYVAVRWPLHYHDLLPPPRTHCILVGVWMLAAACPFILVVMIEERENPNVKLPVCLVLVNLGLLQLENMMRVHIYFLIAALICAILILYCYIRLYMVTRTQGIWQSRFSRARVTLLAHGVLLLLYFAPGFVFTLELFLFQRKDISQDARVWISTVNMCVCMLLPRAFAPYLYGLRYREISNTLMQLLHRHWRVSQTTVS
- the mterf4 gene encoding transcription termination factor 4, mitochondrial isoform X2 encodes the protein MQSAGHISKVSHGSNKPVTELSLQTLVDMGFTEPQAEQLHDAVSTVRGGSAAKHALSTLTALFVLGYNTSSVQKLLLKCPELCTVQEPQLQQRISNLRKLGLVEGSLQRVVAHYPQILTVPVKKVNYVVLFLRERCLFTTMQITDILRDNPAIIVEDMSQVEYKFQYVFFRMGVKQREMIKSRLFRFSLDEIRSRHCFLERRGLYQTPDKKGQTTTVNPKLDSILYVNQDNFLTAVAMASAEEYEIFQRLMAREWQEQEKEYDSIEADSDEEEEEEDDEDDEETGGKHGYRKWRKK